In Toxoplasma gondii ME49 chromosome X, whole genome shotgun sequence, a single genomic region encodes these proteins:
- a CDS encoding hypothetical protein (encoded by transcript TGME49_227910): MAASRLCQYLAGRGQTGLLSLSAPRLGAPKFERKMLGSYPVSPEFEMVWRDRLTAHGGYIQQTISPYQLKFIYPFWHTFFARCWCKCSAYAWPWVWPGLITFGLVKKMNHDVEEDIRDHYWY; this comes from the exons CAGTACCTCGCCGGCCGCGGGCAGACGGGattgctgtctctgtcggcaCCCCGCCTCGGTGCGCCGAAATTCGAACGCAAAATGCTCGGATCTTACCCTGTCTCCCCCGAATTCGAGATGGTCTGGAGAGACCGCCTGACTGCGCACGGCGGCTACATTCAACAGACGATTTCCCCGTACCAGCTGAAATTCATCTATCCCTTTTGGCACACTTTCTTTGCTCG ATGCTGGTGCAAGTGCAGCGCGTACGCCTGGCCATGGGTGTGGCCGGGACTGATTACCTTCGGTCTGGTCAAAAAGATGAACCACGACGTCGAGGAGGACATCCGTGACCACTACTG GTATTAA
- the AP2X1 gene encoding AP2 domain transcription factor AP2X-1 (encoded by transcript TGME49_227900), which yields MCQERKPRELSLRNNSRARERRGSKLEPGVSCLSLSACPSVAPNDRGGVTTPRSLHAWTREVSACRLPRQQVSRPLPRRSLSRPRSEPDASPVKGPGQRVEASAVEGGPSASSAERLQVDDGLAAMRKTKKGKGEEGGEETERWATQAVEQQGTLKPAGEETAVPGASERSASPQQAMEGSCGVETPETFFGVSTGNSQGSPSPESVAGEEARPERENAEKSATGGSASKAKKPSRESARRPDTALIDRHLIAASPSPSSARRSSTCSPSPHSREGEDKPGSGAPPASSPSANAGALEPAEKGTLGSPPQDVLPALPASSSSPSTGGGSPLSPPPGQAPRAESGAPGSGALSLRRSLRHRQPVRPAAIAVSPLGGPGSSLSSRSASPTRRGGVSPCGPATAVGKGAGAASGAAALPGVGAKAPPSATPLAGLSGRSLLASVSPSAAALGPGAPGKKKAGQVQGAAKARGAPPFVLAEYWPGVTLDEMEKGELSWARAAAGLPLPASPHKVPGGPAPPVGGPPARDEDSVAACAGEKGKEKAFLGSGRSQAAQGLPGIDAVAAACWGGAGVDSRVLAPAEGEASGAFGPGGEKKKVHASSDSSGGSRAALGGRASVQGKARKPAGWEEERGRRDDRSRGRRDETDGPRFDVTWFVDDSPLAHTRKRTRWDSLWVRPASPVRVVGDSAPEESPERREGGGRAPDLQASMAKRRTADSGLEEEAQVERGFSSSDSDDCDWHLPTRTVSSSLAPFAASKAHLVPRCCYCLLPRRLPGRHTEAGGPPRDLLGWSTSVESEETRGRYLQLYCACTKRPFGESVLQGAAGRRGLLLPVATNALLYSVRRVALDGAASEQKSEALPTSAVSRPSSAVRARSSCASSGCDDGRAEVAPGAPAETIYRWRDPCTLQTFSSSLDRIQGSLAATAAVAAAAESAGKPVAFLPRLYWDSQADCYIASCLRWEEEAQPTPAAERGEKRNGVERPAEARERGRDEKKPEDPSVPGLRRRSLKLLQKKFSVAFLGDAKAHFYASEWLKWQHKGQRMMDEEDRRQEVARQMLLVSPLLAGRKAPAKAPGGCSKKASSLSAAQLALASGRPLTPEEEAELKRQLENKERQKKQKLLRQQWRRQQAREAKLRLREAEAAAAAAAAAGAPSAPGTTGASQTRSPQSQQKSESLPVLRSKTEVLQPSPGASFAPASSRSTLPAGESGAAPCEGVGTRRSAASATSVAPEKVTGRKSETARDAASASLEAAKSTMVTRGGGRGSSVVAVTRSTSSPSGRAASVASSTLGGFGAR from the exons ATGtgccaagagagaaagccgaggGAGTTGTCTCTGAGGAACAACTCGCGCGCCAGAGAGCGGAGGGGCAGCAAGCTCGAgccgggtgtct CGTGCCTCTCCCTTTCGGCCTGTCCCTCCGTCGCGCCCAACGATCGCGGTGGCGTGACGACCCCGCgatcgttgcatgcatggacTCGCGAGGTCTCGGCTTGCCGTCTTCCGCGTCAGCAGGTCTCTCGGCCGTTGCCTCGGCGgtcgctctctcgtcctcgctcgGAGCCAGACGCGTCGCCAGTGAAGGGCCCTGGCCAGCGTGTCGAGGCGAGCGCGGTCGAGGGCGGGCCGTCTGCGTCGAGCGCGGAGCGTTTGCAGGTGGACGACGGTCTGGCTGCGatgaggaaaacgaagaagggcaaaggagaagaaggcggcgaggagacagagaggtggGCGACGCAGGCGGTCGAGCAACAAGGCACCTTGAAGCCtgcgggagaggagacagctgtccCTGGAGCCAGCGAGCGCAGCGCGTCTCCGCAGCAAGCCATGGAGGGGTCGTGTGGGGTGGAGACTCCCGAGACGTTCTTCGGTGTCTCGACAGGCAACAGCCAAGGCAGTCCCAGCCCCGAAAGCGTGGctggcgaggaggcgcgtcctgaGCGAGAGAATGCTGAGAAGTCTGCGACTGGCGGGTCTGcctcgaaggcgaagaaaccGAGCCGTGAGAGCGCCCGGCGTCCAGACACCGCGCTGATCGACCGACACCTCATCgcggcttctccgtcgccctCAAGTGCGAGGAGAAGCTCTACGTGCTCTCCATCGCCTCACAGCAGAGAGGGTGAAGACAAACCAGGCAGCGGCGCGCCCcctgcctcgtctccctccgcGAATGCGGGAGCGCTGGAGCCTGCCGAGAAGGGCACACTCGGTTCACCTCCCCAAGATGTTTTGCCCGCgctgcctgcttcttccagCTCCCCTTCGACCGGTGGAGgatctcctctttctccgccgCCGGGACAGGCGCCGCGCGCCGAATCCGGCGCCCCAGGGTCTGGAGCGCTGAGTCTTCGTCGGTCGCTCAGACATCGCCAGCCGGTCCGGCCGGCCGCCATCGCGGTGTCGCCTCTTGGCGGCCCGGGGAGCAGCTTGAGCAGCCGCAGCGCGAGCCCAACACGGCGGGGCGGAGTGTCTCCATGCGGGCCTGCGACCGCGGTCGGAAAGGGCGCGGGGGCGGCGAGCGGCGCTGCGGCGCTCCCGGGAGTGggcgcgaaggcgccgccGAGTGCGACCCCGCTCGCAGGTTTGTCTGGGAGGTCTCTGCTCGCTTCAGTCTCGCCTTCCGCCGCGGCGCTTGGGCCTGGCGCCCCaggcaagaagaaggcggggcAGGTCCAGGGCGCCGCGAAGGCCCGCGGGGCGCCGCCCTTCGTTCTCGCCGAGTACTGGCCGGGGGTAACGCTCGACGAGatggagaaaggcgaactCTCCTGGGCTCGCGCTGCTGCAGGCCTGCCGCTGCCCGCGTCCCCCCACAAGGTCCCTGGAGGCCCCGCTCCTCCTGTGGGCGGCCCGCCTGCGCGCGACGAGGACagcgtcgctgcatgcgcgggcgAGAAAGGCAAGGAGAAGGCCTTCCTGGGGAGCGGCCGTAGCCAGGCGGCGCAAGGCCTCCCAGGGATTGACGCGGTCGCCGCGGCTTGCTGGGGCGGCGCCGGCGTGGACTCGCGAGTCCTCGCACCCGCAGAGGGCGAGGCCAGTGGTGCGTTCGGGCCtggcggggagaagaagaaggtgcatgcgtcgtccGACAGCTCTGGGGGGTCTCGAGCGGCGCTCGGGGGCCGCGCGAGTGTTCAAGGCAAAGCCAGGAAACCGGCAGGCtgggaggaagagcgaggccgACGAGATGACCGGAGTCGCGGGAGGCGGGATGAGACCGACGGACCACGGTTCGACGTCACCTGGTTCGTCGACGACAGCCCGCTAGCGCATACAAGGAAGCGAACGCGGTGGGACAGTCTCTGGGTCCGACCGGCCTCGCCAGTCCGAGTGGTCGGCGACTCTGCGCCCGAGGAGAGCCCTGAGAGACGCGAGGGTGGGGGGCGAGCACCGGACCTCCAAGCCTCGATGGCGAAGCGCCGCACAGCAGACAGTGgcctcgaagaagaagcgcaagTGGAACGGGGTTTCTCCTCGAGTGACTCGGACGACTGCGACTGGCACCTACCGACAAGAACCGTGAGTTCTTCGCTCGCGCCCTTCGCCGCTTCGAAGGCCCACCTCGTCCCTCGCTGCTGCtactgtctcctcccgcgGCGACTTCCTGGGAGACACACGGAGGCCGGCGGCCCGCCCCGCGACCTTTTGGGTTGGAGCACCTCCGTCGAgtcagaggagacgcgaggccgGTACCTGCAGCTGTactgcgcatgcacaaagCGGCCGTTTGGCGAGAGCGTTCTTCAGGGCGCTGCAGGCAGGCGCggcctccttctccccgtGGCGACAAATGCGCTTCTCTACTCGGTGCGAAGGGTCGCTCTGGACGGCGCGGCGAGCGAGCAGAAGAGTGAGGCGCTTCCGACCTCTGCCGTCTCCAGGCCCTCGTCTGCTGTTCGTGctcgcagcagctgcgcctcCTCGGGGTGCGACGACGGCCGCGCAGAGGTTGCTCCGGGCGCGCCCGCGGAGACGATCTATCGCTGGAGAGATCCCTGTACACTCCAgaccttctcctcttctttaGATCGAATCCAAGGGAGCCTCGCGGCGACAGCAGCGGTAGCGGCAGCGGCTGAGAGCGCCGGGAAGcccgtcgcgtttctcccccgGCTGTACTGGGACAGCCAGGCGGACTGCTACATCGCTTCGTGTCTCCGGtgggaagaggaggcgcagcCGACCCCCGCCGCAGAACGAGGCGAGAAGCGGAACGGCGTCGAGCGGCCGGCGGAGGCGCGCGAGCGGGGGCGGGATgagaagaagccggaggACCCGAGCGTTCCAGGCCTTCGAAGAAGGTCTCTGAagctgctgcagaagaagtTCAGCGTGGCATTTTtgggagacgcgaaggctCACTTCTATGCGTCGGAGTGGCTCAAATGGCAACACAAGGGACAGCGCATGATGGATGAGGAGgacaggagacaagaagTCGCCAGACAGATGCTGCTGGTTTCGCCGCTGCTCGCGGGCCGGAAGGCGCCTGCGAAGGCCCCGGGCGGCTGCTCCAAGAAGGCCTCGTCCCTCAGCGCCGCGCAGCTCGCCCTTGCGTCTGGGCGCCCCTTGACcccagaggaagaggcggagCTGAAGCGACAACTCGAGAAcaaagagcgacagaagaagcaaaaacTCCTCCGGCAACAGTGGAGACGCCAACAGGCCCGCGAGGCGAAACTCCGGCtccgagaggcagaggccgcAGCCGCGGCGGCTGCCGCTGCCGGGGCGCCGAGCGCCCCGGGTACCACGGGCGCGAGTCAAACGCGCTCGCCGCAGTCGCAGCAGAAGTCTGAGTCCCTGCCCGTTTTGCGCAGTAAAACGGAGGTCCTTCAGCCCTCTCCTGGCGCCTCGTTTGCTCCCGCTTCTTCGAGGAGCACTCTGCCTGCGGGGGAGTCCGGGGCCGCGCCCTGCGAGGGGGTCGGGACGAGGCGGAGCGCCGCGTCTGCGACCTCGGTGGCACCTGAGAAAGTGACtgggagaaaaagcgaaactgCGAGAGACGCTGCAAGCGCGTCTCTCGAGGCGGCCAAGTCCACCATGGTAACTCGCGGTGGAGGACGAGGGTCCTCCGTGGTTGCCGTCACGCGGTCAacttcttcaccttccgGACGGGCAgcgtctgtcgcttcgtcCACCCTGGGGGGCTTCGGGGCGAGGTAG